TGCCACATGCCATAGCCCAGGTCCATCCAGGGAAAACCGCTGAACAGTATGGAGCGCAGCCAGTCCAGACCGACCCAGACGAAAGGCAGCAGCCACAGAGCCGTTCCGCCGCCCCAGCGCTGCAGCAAACTGCCGGCAATGGCAACAAAAGCGGCAACATACAATGCCATATACACGGCAAGAAGGATAAGAGCCGGATAGGAAAAGAACCAGGGAAGATGGCCGTAGCGTTCAAGAACGATGACGATCCAGTAGAGCTGGAAAATGAAATGAAGAAACCCTGCCAGCAGACCGAAGGAAAAGCGTTTCCAGGGTGAGCGCTCCAGCGTCAGCAAAAACAGCGGCACCAGCGCTATCGGCAACACCGGCCAGAATTCTCCGCCGCCGGGCAGCCCAAGCCAGAGGAGAATGGCAAAACAGCATGAGACCAAAATAACCAGCGGGGCCGGAAGGTTTCTCATTCCTGCTGCTCTCCCTTCATCCGGCTGACTTCCACGATTTTCACATTACGGCGGCTTGCACTTTTGATGGTGAACTTGAGATCGCCGAGCACAACGAAGTCCCCTGTACGTCCTATCCGCCCGAGGCTATGAATAACCAGACCGCCTACCGACTCATACGGCCCCTCGGGCAGCTCCGTCTGAAACTGCTCTTCGACCTCTTCGATATCGATCTTTGCCTGGACGCGGATCGTGTCGTCATCGATTACCTCAAGTTCGAACTCTTCGATATCATATTCATCGTCGATCTCTCCGACTATCTCTTCCAAAACGTCTTCAAGGGTTATGAGACCGCGGACCGCGCCAAACTCATCGGTGACCAGAGCCATGTGGGTCTTGCGCTTCTGAAACTCCTTGAGGAGGTCGACAATATGTTTTTTCTCTCCGACAAACTCAGCCGGTTTAAGGTATTCCGTAATGTTGAAGTCATCTTTCCGCGGATTCGTGCAGATTCTGAGGAGATCCTTGGCATGGAGTATACCGATGATTCTATCGGTATTATCCTGATAGATCGGTATCCGGGTAAAACCTTCTTCGATAACGGTTGCGGCCATGTCGGCAATCGAGGTGGAAACCTCCAGACTGACCATCTCGGCTGCGGGAGTCATGATTTCCACGGCCAGGGTATCGCGAAAATCAAAAATGGAGGAAATCATTTTCTCTTCCAGGCTGGTGATCAAGCCCTGTTCTTCTCCGTCTTCGAGAAGCTCCTGGATTTCGAGTTCAAGCGCCTCCTTGGTATCCGGCGATCTGCCATAGGGAATAAGCTCGATGATCCGCTTTATAATACTTTTTTTCGATGGGGGTTCGGATGATTCGGAAGGAGGGTCTGTTTCTTTTTCAGTCATCGTGTAACTGCGCTCACCTTTGCAGTAGGAAACTGCTTTGTTAAGTCTTGTATTGTTTGCTTCTGATCCGGCAAAGCCGGGGCTTCTTGTGCAATACCTTCAAGCTCTATGATTGAGCTGAGGAATTGTCTAATAACATCATTTCTTTCAAAAAGATTGCACTGCATACTAATATAGTCTGATATAGCTCTCTACTTTAAGATCATTTTCGATATTTTGCAAGGATAGGAGGAATCCTGCGGTAAAATTCGGCCTTGCCTCCATTATTTTTTCCTGACAGATATCCCCCGAGTTGGAGCAGAAAGAACGCTTTTCCCTCCCCTAACTGTTCACGATTATCACCTATTTCCAGAAGCATAAGGCTACAGCAATATTTTTCCTTTAATAATTGCCGCTGTATGACTATAGTAGTGGAGTTTTCATCATCACTGTTTTTCAGCATCACTGTTATTGGGCGGTAACAGCCTACTGCAACCCATGCATGCGCCTGCAATCCAAAATATTAGAAAACATAGAAGAGACGAGGAAGGATTTGGAAGATAAGGTTCTTATAGCTAATCGGGGTGAAATTGCCATCAGGATAATGAATGCCTGTAAGGATCTCGGCCTTGATTATGCTGTTATATATACGGATGCAGACAAG
This Desulfopila inferna DNA region includes the following protein-coding sequences:
- a CDS encoding hemolysin family protein, with amino-acid sequence MTEKETDPPSESSEPPSKKSIIKRIIELIPYGRSPDTKEALELEIQELLEDGEEQGLITSLEEKMISSIFDFRDTLAVEIMTPAAEMVSLEVSTSIADMAATVIEEGFTRIPIYQDNTDRIIGILHAKDLLRICTNPRKDDFNITEYLKPAEFVGEKKHIVDLLKEFQKRKTHMALVTDEFGAVRGLITLEDVLEEIVGEIDDEYDIEEFELEVIDDDTIRVQAKIDIEEVEEQFQTELPEGPYESVGGLVIHSLGRIGRTGDFVVLGDLKFTIKSASRRNVKIVEVSRMKGEQQE